A single region of the Gottschalkia purinilytica genome encodes:
- the pcrA gene encoding DNA helicase PcrA has translation MSFLTGMNERQKEAVLATEGPILVLAGAGSGKTRVLTYRIAYLIEEKGVSPYNILALTFTNKAASEMKERISRLIVDGVDDIWTGTFHSICVRILRRNIEKIGYNRSFVIFDTSDQKTLIKDCLKEKDMNEKLFDPNSMLNFIGSQKDKLISPDKYINDNYSDFRERQKGELYELYQNKLKENNALDFDDLINKTIELFRQNPDVLEYYQNKFKYVLVDEYQDTNRAQYMLIKLLAKQHENICVVGDFDQSIYKWRGADIRNILDFEEEYPNAKVIKLEQNYRSTKTILDAANSVIENNLERKDKILWTENEEGDKIKIYNGDNEHDEAYFIVNKIKSICEEDEKSLSDFALLYRTNAQSRVLEEALIKGNIPYKIVGGLKFYDRKEIKDIIAYLRVIQNPVDNISLKRIINVPKRGIGKTTLDKVEDYSIKKGESIYSIMLDAEEIPGLSQRAITNLKSFVSLIGKFIAMKEILGVKDLIENILDSIGYIKELEEENTVEARSRIENLEEFLSVAIDYEANNEESNLEDFLANISLLSDIDRVDTENGEAVTLMTLHSAKGLEFPVVFMTGMEEGLFPSARGFTDDDELEEERRLCYVGITRAKEILYMTYSSIRMLYGKTNYNAVSRFIGEVPESLIDGCNEKKKLNTATQNSSTSSKYFKGYTFENTKKEPNLNSDSENIKAGAKVSHKSWGIGTVVQVKGQGENTEITVTFPSQGIKKLMLAYAPIEVV, from the coding sequence ATGAGCTTTCTTACAGGAATGAACGAAAGACAAAAAGAAGCTGTTCTTGCTACGGAAGGACCAATACTCGTATTAGCTGGTGCTGGAAGTGGAAAGACAAGAGTACTTACTTATAGAATAGCATATTTAATCGAGGAAAAAGGAGTAAGTCCTTATAATATATTAGCACTTACATTTACAAATAAAGCTGCAAGTGAAATGAAAGAAAGGATATCCAGACTTATAGTAGACGGAGTAGACGATATATGGACAGGAACTTTTCACTCTATATGTGTAAGAATACTTAGAAGAAATATAGAGAAGATCGGATACAATAGAAGTTTTGTTATATTTGATACTAGTGATCAAAAGACTCTTATAAAAGATTGTTTAAAAGAAAAAGACATGAACGAAAAACTATTTGATCCTAATTCAATGTTAAACTTTATAGGATCTCAAAAGGACAAGTTGATATCACCAGATAAATATATAAATGATAACTATAGCGACTTTAGAGAAAGACAAAAAGGAGAGCTATATGAATTATATCAAAATAAGTTAAAAGAAAATAATGCATTAGACTTTGATGACTTAATAAATAAAACTATAGAGCTCTTTAGACAAAATCCTGATGTACTAGAATACTATCAAAATAAATTCAAATATGTATTAGTAGATGAATATCAAGATACAAATAGAGCACAATATATGTTGATAAAATTATTGGCTAAACAACATGAGAATATATGCGTGGTTGGTGATTTTGACCAGTCAATTTACAAATGGAGAGGAGCTGACATAAGGAATATATTGGACTTTGAAGAAGAATATCCTAATGCTAAAGTTATAAAACTAGAACAAAATTATCGCTCTACAAAAACTATACTTGATGCAGCAAACTCTGTTATAGAAAATAATTTAGAGAGAAAAGATAAGATTTTATGGACTGAAAATGAAGAAGGAGACAAAATAAAAATATATAATGGGGATAACGAACACGACGAAGCTTACTTTATAGTTAATAAAATAAAAAGTATCTGTGAGGAAGATGAAAAAAGCTTATCGGATTTTGCCTTACTTTACAGAACTAATGCCCAGTCTCGTGTACTAGAGGAAGCATTAATAAAAGGGAATATACCATATAAAATTGTAGGAGGATTAAAGTTCTACGATAGAAAAGAAATAAAAGATATTATAGCTTACTTAAGAGTTATTCAAAATCCAGTAGATAATATAAGTTTAAAAAGAATAATAAATGTTCCTAAAAGAGGAATAGGAAAAACGACTTTAGATAAGGTAGAGGATTATAGTATTAAGAAAGGTGAAAGTATATATAGTATAATGCTGGATGCAGAAGAAATACCTGGGCTTTCACAAAGAGCAATAACTAACTTAAAAAGCTTTGTTTCTCTTATAGGAAAATTTATAGCTATGAAAGAAATATTAGGAGTAAAAGACTTAATCGAGAACATATTAGATTCTATTGGATATATAAAAGAGCTTGAAGAAGAGAATACAGTGGAAGCCAGAAGTAGAATAGAAAACTTAGAAGAGTTTCTATCTGTTGCTATAGATTATGAAGCTAATAATGAAGAAAGTAATTTGGAAGATTTTCTTGCTAATATATCATTACTTTCAGACATAGATAGAGTGGACACAGAAAACGGTGAAGCAGTAACTTTAATGACCTTACACAGCGCTAAAGGTCTTGAATTTCCTGTAGTATTTATGACTGGAATGGAAGAAGGACTTTTTCCATCAGCACGAGGATTTACAGATGATGATGAGTTAGAAGAAGAAAGAAGACTTTGTTATGTAGGAATAACAAGAGCCAAAGAAATACTATATATGACATATTCAAGTATACGTATGTTGTATGGTAAAACAAATTATAATGCAGTTTCAAGGTTTATAGGCGAAGTACCGGAAAGTTTGATCGATGGTTGCAATGAAAAGAAAAAATTAAATACTGCAACTCAAAATTCAAGTACAAGTAGTAAATATTTTAAAGGATATACATTTGAGAATACTAAAAAAGAACCTAATCTGAATTCAGATAGTGAGAATATAAAGGCAGGAGCGAAAGTAAGCCATAAGTCTTGGGGAATAGGAACGGTTGTTCAAGTAAAAGGACAAGGAGAAAATACAGAGATAACAGTAACTTTTCCAAGTCAAGGTATAAAGAAACTTATGCTTGCCTATGCACCTATAGAAGTAGTATAA
- a CDS encoding TVP38/TMEM64 family protein has protein sequence MEDTKNSEIKNKKKNYLKIGIIIAIITAIILLMRHFGLFEYISIKNIQNLKNWINDFGILGPIVYIGLYVIACIFFLPGLPIGILAGLAFGSLWGAVWASIGSTIGATMAFIVGRYTARDMVEGLIEKNKNLKRIDDGVKQQGWRMLMITRLVPIFPFNVQNYVYGLTDIKLSTYILVSWICMLPGTIAITFMSGALASGEGNTGKTFAYLGAGAVLFVIVSLIPGWLKKKKNIDV, from the coding sequence GTGGAAGATACAAAAAATAGTGAAATTAAAAATAAGAAAAAAAACTATTTAAAGATAGGAATCATAATAGCAATTATAACCGCTATCATTTTACTTATGAGGCATTTTGGATTGTTTGAATATATAAGTATTAAGAATATTCAAAATCTTAAAAATTGGATAAATGACTTTGGTATACTTGGACCTATTGTATACATAGGGCTGTATGTTATTGCTTGTATTTTCTTTTTACCAGGTTTACCAATAGGGATATTAGCTGGGTTAGCTTTTGGTTCTTTATGGGGAGCAGTTTGGGCTTCAATAGGATCAACGATAGGTGCAACAATGGCATTCATAGTAGGAAGATATACAGCTAGAGATATGGTTGAAGGATTGATTGAAAAGAATAAAAATCTTAAAAGAATAGATGATGGAGTAAAACAGCAGGGCTGGAGAATGTTAATGATAACAAGGTTAGTACCTATATTTCCGTTTAATGTTCAAAATTATGTGTACGGGCTAACAGATATTAAACTATCAACGTATATATTGGTTTCTTGGATATGTATGTTACCTGGAACTATAGCAATTACATTTATGAGTGGGGCATTAGCAAGTGGAGAAGGAAACACAGGAAAGACTTTTGCATATTTAGGAGCTGGTGCAGTACTGTTTGTTATAGTTTCACTTATACCAGGGTGGCTTAAGAAGAAAAAGAATATTGATGTTTAA
- the ligA gene encoding NAD-dependent DNA ligase LigA, which produces MDDNKLSRMKELIDIINDLNYYYYTLDSPKVSDKEYDAIYDELVALEKETNTVLSNSPTQRVGGEVLDKFEKHRHLGKLLSLDKSQNVEELRSWDQRVKKLINQYNAANEQKLPYPTYVVELKFDGLTINLTYQDGKLVQGSTRGNGIIGEGILPQIKTIKTVPLTIPFKDGTFEVQGEGLMPLSALEEYNKKAKEPLKNARNGAAGALRNLDPKLTAERNLIAYFYNIGFSDTLTFETHLDMIEFIKENRLPVNDYLKVYNDIEEVIEEVGRVNEERKNLDVLTDGLVIKINDIRTREVLGYTQKFPRWAMAYKFEAEEVTTKLLEVEWNVGRTGKVTPIAHLEPIDIGGVTVKRATLNNWDDIQRKRVKKGCKVWIRRSNDVIPEIMGAVEDDEVHEEIDKPEYCPACNSELKHEGVHMFCLNSLSCKPQLVSRLVHFASRDAMNIEGFSEKTAGQLFEKLDLKDISQIYELKFDDLVELERFGKKKTENLLNAIEKSKNCDLDAFIYALGIPNVGRKTATELANTFKSLENIMNATYDELISVPDIGGIVANSIIEFFHDDKIVESINKLLSEGITLEYEEHEVKEDSIFSGKTVVVTGTLEDFSRTEAKEIVEKLGGKVTGSVSKKTDFVVVGENPGSKADKASELGISIINSDEFKKIVEDSKLM; this is translated from the coding sequence ATGGATGATAATAAATTGTCTAGAATGAAAGAACTAATAGATATAATAAATGACCTAAACTACTACTACTATACATTAGACAGTCCTAAGGTTAGTGATAAAGAATATGACGCTATTTATGATGAATTAGTAGCACTCGAGAAAGAAACAAATACTGTGCTTTCTAACTCACCTACACAAAGAGTAGGTGGGGAAGTATTAGATAAGTTCGAAAAACATAGACATTTAGGAAAACTACTGAGCTTGGATAAAAGCCAAAATGTAGAAGAACTTAGAAGTTGGGATCAAAGAGTTAAAAAGCTTATAAACCAGTATAATGCAGCAAATGAACAGAAGCTTCCATATCCTACGTATGTTGTTGAACTAAAATTCGATGGTCTTACAATAAACCTTACTTATCAAGATGGAAAACTAGTACAAGGTTCAACTAGAGGTAATGGAATAATAGGAGAAGGCATACTTCCACAGATAAAAACAATAAAAACTGTTCCTTTAACTATACCTTTTAAAGATGGCACATTTGAGGTTCAAGGAGAGGGTCTCATGCCTTTATCGGCACTAGAAGAGTATAATAAAAAGGCAAAAGAACCTTTGAAGAATGCTAGAAATGGAGCGGCAGGGGCTTTAAGAAACTTGGATCCAAAGTTAACAGCAGAAAGAAACCTTATAGCTTACTTTTATAATATAGGATTTTCTGATACATTAACATTTGAAACTCATCTAGATATGATAGAGTTCATAAAGGAAAATAGACTTCCTGTAAACGACTATCTTAAAGTATATAATGATATAGAAGAAGTAATAGAAGAAGTAGGTAGAGTGAATGAAGAAAGAAAAAATTTAGATGTGTTAACAGATGGATTAGTTATAAAAATAAATGATATTAGAACGAGAGAAGTTTTAGGATATACTCAGAAGTTTCCTAGATGGGCTATGGCATATAAATTTGAGGCAGAAGAAGTTACTACAAAGCTACTAGAAGTGGAATGGAATGTAGGAAGAACGGGAAAAGTAACTCCAATAGCACATCTAGAGCCTATTGATATAGGAGGAGTAACTGTAAAAAGGGCTACTTTAAATAACTGGGATGATATACAGAGAAAAAGAGTAAAAAAAGGATGCAAGGTTTGGATAAGAAGGTCAAATGATGTTATACCAGAAATAATGGGAGCAGTTGAAGATGATGAAGTACATGAGGAAATAGATAAGCCAGAATACTGTCCTGCATGTAATAGTGAATTGAAACATGAAGGTGTACATATGTTTTGCTTAAATTCACTATCTTGTAAGCCACAGTTAGTATCAAGACTAGTTCATTTTGCAAGTAGAGATGCTATGAATATAGAAGGATTTAGTGAAAAAACAGCAGGACAGTTATTTGAAAAATTAGATTTAAAGGATATATCTCAAATATATGAGCTTAAATTTGATGATTTAGTTGAATTAGAGAGATTCGGAAAGAAAAAGACAGAGAATCTATTAAATGCTATAGAAAAAAGTAAAAATTGTGATTTAGATGCGTTTATATATGCACTTGGTATACCTAATGTAGGAAGAAAAACAGCTACAGAGCTTGCTAATACTTTCAAGTCACTAGAAAATATAATGAACGCAACATATGATGAATTAATTTCTGTACCAGATATAGGAGGAATAGTTGCTAATAGTATAATAGAGTTTTTCCATGATGACAAAATAGTAGAAAGTATAAATAAGCTATTATCTGAAGGAATAACTTTAGAATATGAAGAGCATGAAGTAAAAGAAGATAGTATATTCAGTGGAAAAACTGTAGTTGTTACTGGCACTTTAGAAGACTTTAGTAGGACTGAGGCAAAAGAAATAGTAGAAAAACTTGGTGGTAAAGTGACAGGTAGTGTAAGTAAAAAAACAGACTTTGTGGTAGTTGGAGAAAATCCAGGATCAAAGGCCGACAAAGCTAGTGAACTTGGAATTTCTATTATAAATAGTGATGAATTTAAGAAAATAGTTGAAGATTCAAAGCTTATGTAA
- a CDS encoding methyl-accepting chemotaxis protein has product MILSKRKYEEIIDDMLKDKLEDSNRIDTKDRIVRKLIDLSHKFYGNKEEIEYIIHSILDIAIDISTFDVKLEHYSSEINDGVSNISNISDGLASVFEEISANMAELENNSIEVSDSLSVMNDKTKEMSNNVTSSKEMAEVIGESIEYVTNISHTMYDNVSSLINITKNVKKTMEDIDSISEQINILALNASIEAARAGEHGKGFNVVAEEVRKLSADTKKLLEGLSIHIEDINIASENSSKSVSESVDEIESVKAQLDELIYIFNKNNELISETVDGINAISNTSQELSSATEEISSAMGDTTNIIEKMNNTSTELTDVSNKIKEISSGIKDIENKVSSVAKVGGKLSNQDKYRISNDDFIKNVESAITAHKNWVLTLESMVNEVKVLPIQTDGHRCAFGHFYHSVSPKNPQILEIWSEVDSYHEDLHNIGEVVINLIKRENIKEAYSQVEKAKELSKTIITMFDEMINITKDLLEKGEYVF; this is encoded by the coding sequence ATGATTCTAAGTAAAAGAAAGTATGAAGAGATTATAGATGACATGTTAAAAGATAAATTAGAGGATTCTAATAGAATTGATACAAAAGATAGAATAGTAAGAAAATTAATAGATTTATCACATAAATTTTATGGAAATAAAGAAGAGATAGAGTATATTATTCACAGTATATTAGATATAGCCATAGATATTAGTACTTTTGACGTAAAGTTAGAACATTACTCAAGTGAAATAAATGACGGTGTTTCAAATATAAGTAATATATCTGATGGATTAGCATCAGTTTTTGAAGAAATATCTGCAAATATGGCCGAACTTGAAAATAATTCTATAGAGGTTTCAGATTCTTTATCTGTTATGAATGATAAAACTAAAGAGATGAGTAATAATGTGACATCAAGTAAAGAAATGGCGGAGGTTATAGGAGAGAGTATTGAATATGTAACAAATATATCACATACTATGTATGATAATGTTTCAAGTTTGATCAATATAACTAAGAATGTAAAAAAAACAATGGAAGATATAGATTCTATATCAGAACAAATAAATATACTAGCATTAAATGCTTCTATAGAGGCAGCAAGAGCAGGTGAGCATGGTAAGGGATTTAATGTTGTAGCTGAAGAAGTGAGGAAGCTTTCAGCAGATACAAAAAAACTATTAGAAGGTCTTAGTATACATATAGAAGATATAAATATAGCCTCTGAGAATAGTTCTAAGAGTGTTTCAGAATCAGTAGATGAAATAGAATCAGTTAAAGCTCAATTAGATGAGCTCATATACATATTTAATAAAAATAATGAACTAATAAGTGAAACTGTAGATGGAATTAATGCTATATCTAATACAAGTCAAGAACTTAGCTCTGCTACGGAGGAAATAAGTAGTGCAATGGGAGATACAACTAATATAATAGAAAAAATGAACAATACTTCAACTGAGTTAACAGATGTATCTAATAAAATTAAAGAGATATCTAGTGGAATTAAAGATATAGAAAATAAGGTATCTAGTGTAGCTAAAGTTGGTGGAAAGCTTAGTAATCAAGATAAGTATAGAATTTCCAATGATGACTTTATCAAAAATGTGGAATCTGCTATAACTGCCCACAAGAATTGGGTTCTGACTTTAGAATCTATGGTAAATGAAGTGAAAGTTCTACCTATCCAGACAGATGGACATAGATGTGCTTTTGGACATTTTTATCACTCTGTTAGTCCTAAAAATCCCCAAATTTTAGAAATATGGTCTGAAGTTGATTCTTATCATGAAGACTTGCATAATATAGGAGAAGTAGTTATTAATTTAATAAAGAGAGAAAATATTAAGGAAGCTTACTCTCAAGTAGAAAAGGCTAAAGAGTTATCTAAAACTATAATAACTATGTTTGATGAAATGATAAATATAACAAAAGATTTATTAGAAAAAGGAGAATATGTGTTTTAA
- a CDS encoding phosphotransferase, protein MLKDDLLNEISEYLMYSAFLDNEYTVNFLAQGEYNINFLIDSKNEKYVFRVNTGSQLGIENQIKYEYDSLKALETSGVTPKVFFVDDSKGFFDYGILIMEFLEGKPLNYKKNVNNAAKIFAKIHSLDLEEVNTKHFLIEENIFSERIKESKKLLSNVLQSNKLSLEVKKMFHNFLDWAEKNKNKEKYFIENKWHVINNTEVNSHNFIISDKKSYLIDWEKPVISDPCQDLTQFLAPTTTLWKGNYILNREEKEDFFKVYTKYVKCKDNDIRERVNLYTPYLYLRALSWCAYAYLEYQNPDKDIKNMDTFEKIKEYLDIDFMNNLLKDYLHS, encoded by the coding sequence ATGTTAAAAGATGATCTACTAAACGAAATATCTGAATATTTAATGTATAGTGCTTTTTTAGATAATGAATATACAGTTAATTTTTTAGCTCAAGGAGAATATAATATTAACTTTTTAATAGATTCTAAGAATGAAAAATATGTTTTTAGGGTGAATACTGGTAGTCAATTGGGAATAGAAAATCAAATAAAATATGAGTATGATTCTCTAAAAGCTCTTGAAACATCTGGAGTAACGCCGAAAGTATTCTTTGTAGATGATTCCAAAGGCTTTTTTGATTATGGGATACTCATTATGGAGTTTCTCGAAGGAAAGCCTTTAAATTATAAAAAGAACGTAAATAATGCAGCTAAGATATTTGCTAAGATTCACTCTTTAGATTTAGAAGAAGTTAATACAAAACATTTTTTAATAGAGGAAAATATATTTAGTGAAAGAATAAAGGAAAGTAAAAAACTCTTAAGCAATGTTTTACAATCAAATAAATTATCATTGGAAGTAAAAAAAATGTTTCATAATTTTTTAGATTGGGCTGAAAAGAATAAAAATAAGGAAAAATATTTTATAGAAAATAAATGGCATGTTATAAATAACACAGAAGTTAATTCACATAATTTTATAATATCTGATAAAAAAAGCTATCTGATAGATTGGGAAAAGCCAGTTATAAGTGATCCATGTCAGGATTTAACTCAATTTTTAGCTCCAACTACTACTTTATGGAAAGGAAATTATATTTTAAATAGAGAAGAAAAAGAAGACTTTTTTAAAGTTTATACTAAGTATGTTAAATGTAAAGATAATGATATAAGAGAAAGAGTTAATTTATATACTCCATATCTTTACTTAAGAGCATTATCATGGTGTGCTTATGCATATTTAGAATATCAAAATCCAGATAAAGATATAAAAAATATGGATACTTTTGAAAAAATAAAAGAATATCTAGATATAGATTTTATGAATAATCTTTTAAAAGACTACCTACACAGTTAG
- a CDS encoding sulfurtransferase — translation MLSKKIALIGVLALSLTVATVGCSKKTETNQTNQEKTTEDTTSASKKEDNKQEKNQKGYAKPESIITAKELKDLKEAVIIDLRDGKLPGGYIPGAVKIKRDDIMTEVNGVSKMMVNREKIEEVLSKAGIKNDDTVVIYDADNGLWASRLWWTMKVYGHENVKILEGGVDAWKKAGFETKALSDEKEATQYKAQEPNKDYVADLDFIKKNSDNKNVIPLDSRSEKEVKDGSIPKSVWIEWTQVLNEDGTFKSAEELEKLYGEKGITKDKEAILPFCQSGVKSAHTVFVLRELLGYENVKNYDGSWAEYEKSGLEVSKPLD, via the coding sequence ATGTTAAGTAAAAAAATAGCATTAATTGGAGTACTAGCTTTGTCTTTAACAGTAGCTACAGTTGGATGTTCTAAAAAAACAGAAACAAATCAAACTAATCAAGAAAAAACTACTGAAGATACAACAAGTGCTAGTAAAAAAGAAGATAATAAACAAGAAAAAAATCAAAAAGGGTATGCTAAACCAGAAAGTATTATAACGGCTAAAGAACTAAAAGACCTAAAAGAAGCTGTTATAATAGACCTAAGAGATGGTAAACTTCCAGGGGGATACATACCGGGAGCAGTTAAAATCAAAAGAGATGATATTATGACAGAAGTAAATGGTGTCTCTAAAATGATGGTTAATAGAGAAAAAATAGAAGAAGTTTTAAGTAAAGCAGGAATTAAAAATGATGATACTGTAGTTATTTATGATGCTGATAACGGATTATGGGCTTCACGTTTATGGTGGACTATGAAAGTATATGGCCATGAAAATGTAAAAATATTAGAGGGTGGAGTAGATGCTTGGAAAAAAGCAGGATTTGAAACAAAAGCTTTATCTGATGAAAAAGAAGCAACACAATATAAAGCACAAGAACCTAACAAAGATTATGTTGCTGATTTAGATTTTATTAAGAAAAATTCAGATAATAAAAATGTAATACCTTTAGATTCACGTTCGGAGAAAGAAGTTAAGGATGGATCTATTCCAAAATCAGTATGGATAGAATGGACACAAGTATTAAATGAAGATGGTACATTTAAAAGTGCGGAAGAACTTGAAAAACTATATGGGGAAAAAGGAATAACAAAAGATAAAGAAGCTATATTACCTTTCTGTCAATCTGGAGTGAAATCGGCACATACAGTTTTCGTATTAAGAGAATTATTGGGATATGAAAATGTTAAAAATTATGATGGGTCTTGGGCAGAATATGAAAAATCAGGGTTAGAGGTTTCGAAACCATTGGATTAA
- a CDS encoding C-GCAxxG-C-C family protein has product MKEKDKELMKKARELAEGYYRKEEYLCSEAILASVNKVLECGMPEEYVRLTSGFPVGMGGAGCSCGALTGGQTALGLVYGRKKPGGGNRKVMKLSQQLHDKFREKYGSACCRVLIKDYKFGSKEHKERCTKVTGDICEMVMEIILENKSLISKVLG; this is encoded by the coding sequence TTGAAGGAAAAAGACAAGGAACTTATGAAGAAAGCTAGAGAACTAGCTGAAGGTTACTACAGAAAAGAAGAATACTTATGTTCTGAGGCTATATTGGCTTCGGTTAATAAAGTATTAGAGTGCGGAATGCCAGAGGAGTATGTGAGACTTACATCAGGATTTCCTGTTGGAATGGGAGGTGCAGGATGTAGTTGCGGTGCTTTAACTGGTGGACAAACTGCCCTAGGACTCGTATACGGAAGAAAGAAACCAGGGGGCGGTAATAGAAAAGTGATGAAGTTATCACAACAGTTGCATGATAAGTTTAGAGAGAAGTATGGTAGTGCTTGCTGTAGAGTCCTTATAAAAGATTACAAATTTGGTTCCAAAGAACATAAGGAAAGATGTACTAAAGTTACAGGGGATATATGTGAAATGGTTATGGAGATTATACTTGAAAATAAAAGCTTAATTTCAAAAGTACTAGGATAA
- a CDS encoding 4Fe-4S dicluster domain-containing protein — MKKTNFSKDLMDKIKEISESCSGCRLCVKECLMLEEYCNSPKDLFQKVLETETIDPAIPYSCNMCNQCTIVCPKNLEIQDKFMEMRQAFVKDNNGKSPMKGHSAIEMHQLLSFSKMFTTGKLNKQREEGKHE; from the coding sequence ATGAAAAAAACTAACTTTAGTAAAGATTTAATGGACAAGATAAAAGAAATATCAGAAAGTTGTTCTGGTTGTAGACTTTGTGTAAAAGAATGTTTAATGCTAGAAGAATACTGTAATAGTCCTAAGGATTTATTTCAAAAAGTATTAGAAACAGAAACAATAGATCCTGCAATACCATATTCATGTAATATGTGTAATCAATGTACAATAGTATGTCCTAAAAATTTAGAAATACAAGATAAATTTATGGAAATGAGACAAGCTTTTGTAAAAGACAATAATGGTAAGTCACCTATGAAAGGTCATAGTGCAATAGAAATGCATCAATTATTAAGCTTCTCAAAAATGTTTACTACAGGAAAACTTAATAAACAAAGAGAGGAAGGGAAACATGAATAG
- a CDS encoding (Fe-S)-binding protein, with amino-acid sequence MNRNNKIKKVFFPGCSLSSYSPELVKKVLIYLQEKLPGTGGILNCCGKPTLDIGQVDKFKERHEKLQKEFEQMEVEEIIVACQSCYTNMNKYSTNLKVTSLWQLLPAIGLPKESIGIGKDSNIVFAIHDSCSTRNVSSIQDGVRWIMKELGYEIEETLHSRENTRCCGFGGMVVPANPQLALKVMKRRTEEVKSDYMVTYCAACREAMAKGDKKAVHILDLVFNNTWTSDSQFPGIPSTPITSWKNRYKTKRNINSIFK; translated from the coding sequence ATGAATAGAAATAATAAAATTAAAAAAGTATTTTTCCCAGGATGCAGTTTATCATCATATAGTCCCGAGTTAGTAAAAAAAGTGTTGATATATTTGCAAGAAAAACTGCCAGGAACAGGTGGAATTTTAAATTGTTGTGGAAAACCAACACTAGATATAGGACAAGTAGATAAGTTTAAAGAAAGACATGAAAAATTACAAAAAGAATTTGAACAAATGGAAGTAGAGGAGATAATAGTTGCCTGTCAATCATGTTATACGAATATGAATAAATATAGTACAAATTTAAAAGTAACTTCTCTTTGGCAACTGCTTCCTGCAATAGGATTACCAAAAGAGTCTATAGGTATTGGAAAAGATAGTAATATTGTTTTTGCTATACATGATTCATGTTCTACTAGAAATGTATCTTCTATACAAGATGGAGTAAGATGGATAATGAAGGAATTAGGATATGAAATAGAAGAAACACTACATAGTAGAGAAAATACAAGATGTTGTGGATTTGGGGGAATGGTAGTACCTGCGAATCCACAATTAGCTTTAAAAGTTATGAAAAGAAGAACCGAAGAAGTAAAGTCAGATTATATGGTAACTTATTGTGCTGCTTGTAGAGAAGCTATGGCTAAAGGTGATAAAAAGGCAGTTCATATTTTAGATTTAGTGTTCAATAATACATGGACATCTGATTCTCAATTTCCAGGAATACCAAGTACACCTATTACAAGTTGGAAAAATAGATATAAAACTAAAAGAAATATAAATAGTATATTTAAATAA
- a CDS encoding TIGR04282 family arsenosugar biosynthesis glycosyltransferase: protein MDALIIMTRIPIPGKTKTRLMDIFTGQQCAEIHTCFLKDLFNICNIIKKDIDIYLTFTPEDSFEVIKDITPNNIKVFPQIGDTLGDRMKNAFEYIFDKGYEKVSLIGSDVPDIQPKDIYNSFHILDKSDICLGPTFDGGYYLIGMKTLHTRVFSSNLKWGEKSVLENTLDIANELFLKVGLVTKHRDIDTKEDIIYFKNSIKNNEFKRDVSPINTIEYLKESWSDVCYVKR, encoded by the coding sequence GTGGATGCTTTAATAATAATGACTAGAATACCTATTCCTGGTAAGACAAAAACAAGACTAATGGATATATTTACAGGTCAACAGTGTGCAGAGATACACACTTGTTTTCTTAAAGACCTGTTTAATATTTGTAATATAATAAAAAAAGATATAGATATATATTTAACTTTTACACCTGAAGATTCTTTTGAAGTTATAAAGGATATAACTCCAAATAATATCAAAGTTTTTCCACAGATAGGAGATACACTTGGAGATAGAATGAAAAATGCTTTTGAATATATATTTGATAAAGGATATGAAAAGGTAAGTCTAATAGGTAGTGATGTACCTGATATACAGCCGAAAGATATATACAATTCATTTCATATTTTAGATAAAAGTGATATATGTTTAGGTCCTACGTTTGATGGAGGATATTATCTTATAGGAATGAAGACACTCCATACTAGAGTATTTTCAAGTAATTTAAAATGGGGAGAAAAATCTGTACTTGAAAATACATTAGATATAGCTAATGAGCTTTTTCTAAAAGTTGGACTAGTTACTAAACATAGAGATATTGATACGAAAGAGGATATTATTTATTTTAAAAATAGTATAAAAAATAATGAATTTAAAAGAGATGTTAGTCCAATAAATACTATTGAATATTTAAAAGAAAGTTGGAGTGATGTTTGTTATGTTAAAAGATGA